Proteins encoded in a region of the Drosophila sechellia strain sech25 chromosome 2L, ASM438219v1, whole genome shotgun sequence genome:
- the LOC6613077 gene encoding LOW QUALITY PROTEIN: uncharacterized protein LOC6613077 (The sequence of the model RefSeq protein was modified relative to this genomic sequence to represent the inferred CDS: inserted 2 bases in 1 codon): MQMLSNTXAYFRHILVAFEIGRNRKRERGTSTNQLEARMELLSVGPQVLTFYPPYDDRQRRMVTLLNPTDRRVLFKVTSNAWLNYTVNPNTGRIGPYSSSEIIISLKSFDFNTDERYNHHFVIKSMFEPQDHKNGQTILAIFRDVSRRDISSNSLLVRLEAQPFPLDCHGLDSLCDFSKTSVNTELQLRQLYENCANRLEEAPAKQKTPSGSRHLSKIVIIGSLTLVVLTAFVQRKLMFETLMDTQYADIHFQ, from the exons ATGCAAATGCTGTCAAACAC GGCATATTTCCGACACATTTTGGTTGCCTTCGAAATAGGAAGAAATAGAAAAAGGGAACGAGGCACGAGTACAAATCAATTGGAGGCCAGAATGGAGTTGCTTAGTGTGGGCCCTCAAGTACTGACTTTCTATCCCCCCTATGATGACCGTCAAAGAAGGATGGTGACTTTGCTGAATCCCACCGATAGGCGTGTTCTTTTCAAA GTCACATCGAATGCCTGGCTTAACTATACAGTGAATCCCAATACCGGCAGGATAGGACCTTATTCCTCCAGCGAGATCATCATAAGTCTGAAAAGCTTTGATTTCAACACGGACGAGAGATACAATCATCACTTCGTAATTAAATCCATGTTCGAACCTCAAGATCACAAAAATGGTCAGACCATTTTGGCGATTTTTCGCGATGTTTCCCGCAGAGACATCTCCTCGAACAGTCTTCTGGTGCGACTGGAGGCCCAGCCCTTTCCGTTGGACTGTCATGGCCTGGATTCACTCTGTGATTTTAGCAAAACTTCTGTGAACACCGAGCTGCAGCTGAGACAGCTATATGAAAACTGTGCAAATAGGCTGGAGGAAGCTCCTGCGAAACAGAAAACACCAAGTGGAAGCCGTCATCTATCCAAGATTGTGATCATTGGCTCCTTGACTTTAGTAGTACTGACAGCATTTGTGCAGCGCAAGCTTATGTTTGAAACGTTGATGGACACCCAATACGCGGATATTCATTTTCAATag
- the LOC6613080 gene encoding uncharacterized protein LOC6613080, which yields MPARSNFQGGQPIRKRRMTIGGPDFFSVHLEEKIKKGKFFENIGKEFGKVQLRRPPNNQMFEESDARDWNDGNFRGQFDFGRKIPSPPTAPPPPPAPFNLDWGSSIGRSVFHGFLNQPNELMPNQSFQHENRNPNDLRNMEFRRYEVPQPRMDMERSINEPRFGNNNPRMNVERDMSFELDFLDPPSQNNDSSNFERQELSHDGNNHGGGGGEPIQRGPQVFDKVFFIGGFKMPYVSYETSLWRERSYAVRHFKRSPDFIIRVKFSKQVPIVQHIYNDMMDISDLSDDSNGRLTVFSSSRFRNKLCLEWTKIYRARDYRSWEGWWRDFRNIDVDINEQLKNFDCFNVKYNFMMPKGASAASDLVNRALGALQKNRNNYLGNMKVMYTIMDHNLLGNLSLETTAKLQDAIRSVPNHLWVFKLRSMIYVWYNYSQVINTNNTGDGMYQAVLKQWKSPVIHWLAKQAFVELKSISKLEFPQFSEVFGRASNGGNGKE from the exons ATGCCAGCTCGTTCTAATTTTCAAGGGGGCCAACCGATAAGGAAGCGC AGGATGACCATAGGCGGTCCCGACTTTTTTTCTGTTCACCTTGAAGAGAAAATCAAGAAGGGgaaatttttcgaaaacatTGGTAAAGAATTTGGTAAAGTGCAGCTCAGACGTCCGCCGAATAATCAAATGTTTGAAGAAAGCGATGCTCGTGACTGGAACGACGGCAATTTTAGGGGGCAATTTGATTTCGGTCGCAAAATACCAAGTCCACCAACAGcacccccaccaccacccgcACCCTTTAATCTGGATTGGGGATCCAGTATTGGGCGCTCCGTGTTCCACGGCTTTCTCAATCAACCCAATGAACTTATGCCAAATCAAAGTTTCCAGCACGAAAATCGCAATCCAAATGATTTACGCAATATGGAGTTTCGCCGCTATGAAGTACCTCAACCTCGCATGGATATGGAACGCAGCATTAATGAACCTCGCTTTGGTAATAACAATCCACGCATGAATGTGGAACGCGATATGAGTTTCGAATTGGATTTCTTGGATCCACCATCTCAGAACAATGACAGCTCTAACTTTGAACGCCAAGAGCTTAGTCATGATGGCAATAACCatggtggaggtggaggtgaGCCAATCCAACGAGGTCCTCAGGTATTTGACAAGGTTTTTTTTATTGGGGGCTTTAAAATGCCCTACGTGAGCTATGAAACTTCTTTATGGCGGGAGCGGTCCTACGCCGTGCGCCATTTTAAGAGGTCGCCCGACTTTATCATTAGAGTAAAGTTTTCCAAACAGGTGCCGATAGTCCAGCACATCTACAACGATATGATGGATATCAGTGATCTGAGCGATGATTCGAATGGCCGTCTCACCGTTTTCTCCAGCAGCCGTTTTCGCAACAAGCTGTGCCTTGAGTGGACCAAGATCTACCGGGCCAGAGACTACCGATCCTGGGAGGGGTGGTGGAGGGATTTCAGGAACATCGATGTCGACATCAATGAGCAGTtgaaaaatttcgattgcttCAATGTGAAGTACAACTTCATGATGCCTAAAGGTGCTTCCGCGGCCAGCGATCTGGTCAATCGGGCCCTCGGCGCACTTCAAAAGAATCGTAACAACTATCTGGGCAACATGAAGGTCATGTACACCATCATGGACCACAATTTACTTGGAAACCTCTCCTTGGAAACTACCGCAAAGCTGCAGGACGCCATCCGATCTGTGCCCAATCACCTGTGGGTCTTCAAGTTGCGCTCCATGATCTACGTGTGGTACAACTACAGCCAGGTGATTAACACCAATAACACCGGCGATGGGATGTACCAGGCGGTCCTCAAGCAGTGGAAAAGCCCTGTCATTCACTGGCTGGCCAAGCAGGCCTTCGTGGAGCTGAAGAGCATCAGCAAGCTAGAGTTTCCCCAATTCTCCGAAGTCTTCGGCAGAGCCAGCAATGGTGGCAATGGgaaagaataa
- the LOC6613076 gene encoding LOW QUALITY PROTEIN: trypsin beta (The sequence of the model RefSeq protein was modified relative to this genomic sequence to represent the inferred CDS: inserted 1 base in 1 codon) has protein sequence MCLRLILSVLVSIAGLASAARVPGPEERIVGGSYIPIEYVPWQVSVLNVSLHHCGGVVYNDRAILTAVSNVSLADLSXAPHWSKGGQVLKVLKTIAHPKYVPEFYHPYDVAVLILKAPLKLGGAVKKVPLAEQTPVAGTIALVSGWGDTRENSSLAWPILQGAHVAILNRTDCQQAYRDRKITTDMICADGHRWDSCQGDSGGPLIEITKGGHELVGIVSWGEGCGTNLGVYEDIAFFRNWIKYTVWESIVKI, from the exons ATGTGCTTAAGGCTTATACTATCTGTACTAGTATCAATTGCTGGCCTGGCTTCTGCTGCTCGAGTTCCTGGGCCAGAGGAACGGATTGTCGGAGGTTCCTACATCCCCATCGAATATGTTCCTTGGCAAGTGTCGGTGCTAAATGTTTCGTTACATCACTGCGGTGGAGTCGTCTACAATGATCGGGCTATTTTGACTGCCGTTTCTAATGTATCTCTAGCGGATCTAT ATGCTCCGCATTGGAGCAAAGGTGGCCAGGTGTTGAAGGTGCTGAAGACCATTGCACACCCAAAATACGTTCCTGAATTTTACCATCCGTATGATGTTGCTGTGCTGATTTTGAAGGCACCTCTCAAGCTTGGTGGCGCAGTAAAGAAAGTTCCTCTAGCCGAACAGACTCCCGTGGCTGGTACAATTGCTTTGGTCTCCGGATGGGGAGATACCCGAGAGAACTCTTCATTAGCATGGCCAATACTGCAAGGCGCACATGTAGCCATTCTGAATAGAACGGATTGCCAACAAGCTTACAGGGACCGTAAAATAACTACCGACATGATCTGTGCCGACGGACATAGATGGGATTCTTGTCAAGGTGATTCCGGTGGTCCTTTGATTGAAATAACGAAAGGAGGCCATGAGCTTGTAGGCATAGTCAGCTGGGGAGAAGGTTGTGGTACAAATCTGGGGGTCTACGAAGATATTGCATTCTTCCGCAACTGGATCAAATATACGGTTTGGGAAAGTATtgttaaaatataa
- the LOC6613079 gene encoding dynein light chain roadblock-type 1, with amino-acid sequence MSAEVEELLKRFQSMKNVTGIVVVDNDGIPIKTTLEYNLTLHYAALMQTVREKARQVVLDLDATNEFTFLRLRTEQNEVLLCPQEDYFIMVIQSPCD; translated from the coding sequence ATGTCCGCCGAAGTGGAGGAGCTACTGAAGCGCTTTCAGTCCATGAAGAACGTCACCGGCATAGTTGTGGTGGACAACGACGGCATTCCCATCAAGACGACCCTGGAATACAACCTGACCCTCCACTACGCTGCACTGATGCAAACGGTGCGGGAGAAGGCGCGCCAGGTGGTCCTGGATCTGGACGCCACCAATGAATTCACCTTCCTGCGGCTGCGGACTGAGCAGAATGAGGTGCTGCTGTGCCCGCAGGAGGATTACTTCATCATGGTGATCCAGAGCCCCTGCGACTAG
- the LOC6613075 gene encoding hypodermin-B — MLIGSCWVLILFTRSSNGIYNGVEAKFDFWTFLASVWVGGYQECGGAVIESRIILTAAQCVKNKPVKRITVRVGTPDIKRGGRIVRVTALVVHENYKEWDNDIALLWLEKPVLSVRVSKIPLATKEPSENEYPSNAGWGEKLLESYVVTRKLQNGVTKIRPRSVCAEELVEPVGENLLCAYYTENDICPGDYGGPLVLANKVVGIAVQGHGCGYAVLPSLYTNVFHYLAWIEENSRKLNENK, encoded by the coding sequence ATGTTGATTGGATCGTGTTGGGTGTTGATCTTATTTACAAGAAGCTCCAATGGCATCTATAATGGAGTAGAGGCAAAGTTTGACTTTTGGACCTTCCTTGCCTCCGTGTGGGTAGGTGGATATCAGGAGTGCGGCGGCGCAGTGATCGAAAGCCGAATTATCCTGACAGCCGCCCAGTGCGTCAAGAATAAGCCGGTGAAGAGAATCACGGTTCGTGTGGGAACGCCGGATATCAAGAGAGGTGGCAGAATTGTCAGGGTAACGGCGCTGGTGGTTCATGAAAATTATAAGGAGTGGGACAACGATATAGCCCTCTTATGGCTAGAGAAGCCAGTGCTTTCCGTACGAGTGTCAAAAATTCCACTGGCCACCAAAGAACCCTCTGAAAACGAATATCCCAGCAATGCGGGATGGGGCGAAAAACTACTGGAGTCCTACGTCGTGACTAGAAAACTACAAAATGGCGTGACCAAAATCCGTCCGCGGAGCGTCTGCGCTGAGGAACTTGTTGAACCGGTTGGTGAGAACCTTCTCTGCGCCTATTACACCGAAAATGATATTTGTCCTGGCGATTATGGAGGTCCCTTGGTCCTGGCCAACAAGGTGGTTGGCATCGCGGTGCAAGGACACGGTTGCGGGTATGCCGTTCTGCCCTCACTTTACACGAACGTCTTCCACTACCTGGCATGGATAGAAGAGAATTCAAGGAAgctaaacgaaaataaataa
- the LOC6613078 gene encoding myosin-2 essential light chain, translating to MMSRKGNQPNPSSIRPSSTIPDCNQKRRSDMTAPPPNPKPEKRRILEMHAVFLGHDTRGDNKISIRHLGHCLRAMGATPTEAMVSKHVRQYEASTMQRISFDEVMGIYCSLGKHGGMSSPKRKQIEAEQFVSSLKLFDTDNSGWIPAIRLRRILTKTGERMGSMEVDELLQGRINKEGLVDYKQLVQDIIYG from the coding sequence ATGATGTCCAGGAAAGGCAATCAACCCAACCCGTCATCAATCCGTCCATCATCGACCATACCGGACTGCAATCAGAAGAGGCGAAGTGACATGACAGCTCCTCCTCCAAACCCAAAGCCAGAGAAAAGGCGCATCCTGGAGATGCATGCAGTTTTCCTGGGGCACGACACTCGCGGCGACAATAAGATATCCATCCGGCACCTGGGCCACTGTCTGCGAGCGATGGGCGCCACGCCCACGGAGGCGATGGTCAGCAAACATGTCCGCCAGTACGAGGCCTCCACCATGCAGCGCATTAGCTTCGATGAGGTCATGGGCATCTACTGCAGTCTTGGCAAGCACGGCGGCATGTCGTCTCCCAAGAGAAAGCAGATCGAGGCGGAACAGTTCGTATCCAGTCTAAAGCTCTTCGATACGGATAACTCCGGTTGGATACCCGCCATCAGACTCCGGCGCATTCTAACCAAGACCGGGGAGCGCATGGGCAGCATGGAAGTGGACGAGCTGCTGCAGGGCAGGATCAACAAAGAGGGCTTGGTCGACTACAAGCAGCTAGTTCAAGACATTATCTATGGGTAA